Proteins encoded in a region of the Deltaproteobacteria bacterium genome:
- a CDS encoding rhodanese-like domain-containing protein, with the protein MNNRGWTKRTTVVAAMIFAFSLGLAGNVSAEAPAAKAEADGALEIKGQVKAVSNKAKTISVTVGGKGVVVVRFDDATEFVNFEKTKEIQPPTGVLVKYKTVGPDKVATYIKKTLITLPSGVTEIKTKEVAELVAKGSVEGDYCLIDSRPAKIAAAEHIPTAVSIPVDVLKEKGEKLLPCNKDKLIIFYCGGVT; encoded by the coding sequence ATGAACAATAGAGGATGGACGAAACGGACAACCGTAGTTGCCGCCATGATTTTTGCCTTTTCCCTCGGCCTGGCCGGCAATGTTTCTGCCGAGGCTCCGGCTGCAAAAGCGGAAGCGGACGGAGCGCTCGAGATCAAAGGACAGGTCAAGGCGGTGTCAAACAAGGCCAAGACCATCTCTGTTACGGTAGGAGGCAAGGGCGTCGTCGTGGTCAGGTTCGATGATGCCACTGAATTCGTGAACTTCGAAAAGACGAAAGAGATCCAACCGCCGACCGGTGTTCTGGTCAAATATAAGACGGTCGGTCCTGACAAGGTGGCAACCTATATCAAAAAAACCCTCATAACGCTGCCGAGCGGGGTGACGGAGATCAAGACCAAGGAAGTGGCCGAATTGGTCGCAAAAGGATCTGTTGAAGGAGATTATTGTCTGATTGATTCGAGACCTGCAAAGATCGCCGCTGCGGAACACATCCCTACTGCCGTTTCAATTCCGGTGGATGTGCTTAAGGAGAAGGGGGAGAAGCTGCTCCCCTGTAATAAGGATAAGCTGATCATATTCTACTGCGGCGGCGTTACCTGA